The following proteins are encoded in a genomic region of Opitutus sp.:
- a CDS encoding IS630 family transposase: MESDRSGRPRKVNGEVMEWLYKAITLGDPCQFQLPFCLWTLNIIRAVLKKEHKVELSKSGVSRLLGHLGLSPQRPIYKSYKRNPDEMKCYLNTTFPGLRELALKTGAQIFFVDESAIRSDSHRGTTWGKIGETPEVEDSGDRFSLKLISAVSPRGDMHLTCFEGFMNSARFIEFLKKLLQDAECPIIVIADNASYHNSAEVNSFVATQNGEITIANLPRYSPEVNPDEQVWNHAKARLSKLFIITKKEFKRSIVQIMKDIKSTSELIKSFFQMKNTKYAAI, from the coding sequence CTGGAGTCTGACCGAAGCGGTCGGCCAAGGAAGGTGAATGGGGAAGTGATGGAGTGGCTTTATAAAGCAATAACGCTAGGCGATCCTTGCCAATTTCAACTACCGTTTTGCTTGTGGACGCTAAATATAATTCGGGCCGTATTGAAGAAGGAGCATAAAGTTGAGCTGAGCAAAAGCGGCGTCAGCCGCTTACTCGGACACCTCGGATTAAGCCCGCAACGCCCTATCTATAAAAGCTATAAGAGAAATCCGGATGAAATGAAGTGCTACCTGAATACGACCTTCCCTGGATTAAGGGAATTGGCTCTAAAAACCGGCGCACAGATCTTTTTTGTTGATGAGAGTGCCATTCGCTCCGATTCGCACAGGGGAACAACTTGGGGTAAAATAGGGGAGACTCCAGAAGTAGAGGACAGCGGCGATAGATTCAGCCTAAAGCTGATCAGTGCCGTCAGCCCCCGAGGCGACATGCATTTAACATGCTTTGAGGGCTTTATGAATTCAGCCCGATTTATCGAGTTCCTTAAAAAACTACTTCAAGACGCCGAGTGTCCGATTATCGTGATTGCTGATAATGCAAGCTACCACAATTCAGCTGAGGTAAATAGCTTTGTTGCAACACAAAATGGTGAAATCACCATCGCTAACCTACCGCGATACTCACCAGAGGTAAACCCCGATGAACAGGTCTGGAATCACGCCAAGGCTCGACTCTCAAAACTATTTATCATTACTAAAAAAGAATTTAAGCGCTCGATCGTTCAAATAATGAAGGACATAAAGAGCACCTCCGAGTTGATAAAATCGTTTTTCCAAATGAAAAATACGAAGTATGCTGCAATTTGA
- a CDS encoding transposase, which produces MKTGNKISSSVKLSSNESIVYSSGDFFSTPARSDFGDFLLQLQRFWRSHPEIEVAMTADLDAHAMAEKRERRKDREFELAQTEALFAVPASGTAEKTQAEFLAAGRPRTPAVVVFITAMATGYLGSQYSACPRMVLLESASLRTLLDDLGYTLPAPNTVGPLINRLSESTLALIHRAQLADILAEGLDSFTDITLDSTAIKASSCWPTDSGIIYRLFERAYRMGGKLDQVGLNSLQDGFKDHWLEELRKSARAIALLGGGPRRAQKLRLLYDQFYQIACKLGGKLLTQVEAAEAEANVKLSKLRPSKRRIAEDLLDCIHGDVVAVITTIQQSIARVHDGVKTKSRERVLSLADRSAAFIEKGGREPVIGYKPQLARSRGGFVTALILDAGNVADCKQLVPLLIQNIANTGLVPASANVDDGYSSAEGLAQAYELKVAKVSISGAKGRALLGEELWNHQDYITLRAERSAIESLMFTLKFNHGFGRPGRRGLAAVRSELTLKILAHNFDRMILVRARKSQEKPLPLAA; this is translated from the coding sequence ATGAAAACAGGAAACAAAATAAGTAGCAGCGTTAAATTATCAAGTAACGAATCGATCGTTTATTCCTCCGGCGACTTCTTTTCAACCCCGGCGCGCAGTGATTTTGGTGATTTCTTACTGCAATTACAGCGCTTTTGGCGGTCCCACCCCGAAATCGAAGTGGCCATGACCGCCGATCTCGACGCCCACGCCATGGCGGAAAAGCGCGAACGGCGGAAGGACCGGGAGTTCGAACTGGCGCAGACCGAGGCGTTGTTCGCCGTGCCGGCGTCAGGCACGGCGGAAAAAACGCAAGCCGAGTTCCTCGCCGCAGGGCGTCCGCGCACCCCCGCTGTTGTGGTTTTTATCACGGCCATGGCCACCGGTTACTTGGGGTCGCAATACAGTGCCTGCCCCCGGATGGTGCTGCTTGAATCGGCATCGTTGCGCACCTTGCTCGATGATTTGGGGTACACGCTGCCTGCACCTAATACCGTTGGCCCCCTGATAAATCGCCTGAGTGAGAGTACTCTCGCCCTGATCCACCGGGCCCAATTGGCCGATATTTTGGCCGAAGGGCTCGATTCGTTTACCGATATCACCCTGGACAGCACGGCGATCAAGGCATCCAGTTGCTGGCCAACAGACTCCGGTATCATTTACCGCCTCTTTGAGCGAGCCTACCGCATGGGCGGCAAGCTCGACCAGGTCGGGCTTAACTCGCTGCAGGATGGCTTCAAAGACCACTGGCTGGAGGAGTTGCGAAAGAGCGCCCGCGCCATCGCCCTGCTGGGTGGTGGTCCCCGCCGAGCCCAAAAACTCCGGCTGCTCTACGACCAGTTTTACCAAATCGCCTGCAAGTTGGGCGGCAAGTTGCTCACCCAAGTAGAAGCCGCAGAGGCCGAAGCAAATGTTAAACTGTCCAAGCTGCGGCCCTCCAAGCGCCGGATCGCGGAAGACCTACTGGACTGCATCCACGGGGACGTGGTCGCGGTGATTACGACGATCCAGCAAAGCATTGCGCGGGTGCATGATGGGGTGAAGACCAAGTCGAGGGAAAGGGTCCTCAGCCTGGCCGATCGCAGTGCTGCTTTTATTGAAAAAGGCGGGCGGGAACCGGTGATTGGCTACAAGCCGCAATTGGCCCGCAGCCGCGGCGGTTTTGTCACCGCGCTGATTCTCGACGCGGGCAACGTGGCTGATTGCAAGCAACTGGTGCCCCTGCTGATCCAGAATATCGCCAACACGGGCCTGGTGCCGGCGAGCGCGAACGTCGACGACGGCTACTCCAGCGCCGAAGGGCTGGCGCAGGCATACGAGCTGAAGGTGGCCAAGGTGAGCATCTCCGGCGCCAAGGGGCGCGCCTTGCTCGGCGAGGAACTGTGGAACCACCAGGATTATATCACGCTTCGCGCCGAGCGCAGCGCGATCGAGTCGCTGATGTTTACGCTCAAGTTCAACCACGGGTTCGGCCGGCCGGGTCGTCGCGGGTTGGCGGCGGTGCGCAGCGAACTGACCCTGAAGATCCTCGCGCACAACTTTGACCGGATGATTTTGGTGCGCGCGAGGAAGTCTCAGGAAAAGCCGCTGCCCTTGGCGGCCTGA